TGcgcataataaataaataagaaaaaacgaGAAAGTTCAGAACGTTGAAACGCTACATGGATCCTGTACGTAATAGCtagattcttaaaaaataaaaataaaataaaagtgaccGAACAAATTAATCCGGGTTGTTTACATGGTCATCCCAACCGAGGTCCTTGTCGAAGATGATTGCCGCACCAAGACTCCGAGCTGGGTTAATACCGGTTCCAGTTATGGGGATGGTAGCCAAGTGAACCAAGAACACCGCGAACCCAATTGGTAGAGGTGCCAAAATCTGACCAAATACCATACACCATCACCAACAATCACCGACGAATTAAAGAGAAGAACAAGAATCACCATACAACAATCttactgtgagagagagagagagagagagagagagagaggaagatcAGGGAGCTAAGGGATATTGCTTACGGGAACGTGGGAGTCTCTGGCGCTACGCTTGGCATCAGTGGCTGAGAAAACAGTGTATACAAGAACGAAGGTGCCAACGATTTCAGCGCCAAGGCCATCACCCTTGGTGTAACCAGGGGCAACAAAGTTGGCCCCACCTTTCAACCTTCCGTACTGGCGGCTCCCCTCGAATCCCTTCACAACACCTGCACCACAGATTGCTCCCAAGCACTGCATCACCATGTAGAACACCGCCCTCGTCAGCGACAGCTTCCTCGCCAGAAACAGCCCAAACGTCACCGCTGGGTTTATGTGACCACCTGCCGTCAAAACAGGTTAAGTAGGTAAGTCGGTCAAGTGGCCTCATATGAGCCCGTCTAGCTCAGTCGGTAGAGCGCAAGGCTCTTAACCTTGTGGTCGTGGGTTCGAGCCCCACGGTGGGCGCcgcttcaattttttttttcccgccgTCTTGCcacaataataaagaaaatgaaaaaatgaaactagAATAGCGTTAAACCTGAGATGCCCGCGGTGCAGTAGACGAGGGCGAAGATCATTCCGCCAAATGCCCAAGCGATCCCTTGAATGCCTACTGTTGTGCACTTAGTGGGGGCCTTGACAACTCCCATCACCGTTAAAATTGTGATGTACAGAAACAGGAAAGTCGCAATGAACTCCGCGATCCCAGCCCTGTAAAAGGACCAAGAGCACAGCTCCCCAGGCTCAATTAACAGCGGCGCCGGCGGTGGCTCAGTGTAGTCCTTGGCATCATCCTGGCTCTGAGCTGCTGTCCCGATCGGCTGCCTCTCCGGGAACTTGTTGGCCCCCAATCTAACATCCTCTTCCTTACCTTCCATTTCAGCTCCGACTTCAAATTAAGCTCTGATCTCGCGATGGTTTGATCTGTCTCGATGAGTCTGGTGAGTGGGTGTGGTAGGATTATATAAAAGCACCATGGCACAATACAATAAGACGATAAGGTGCATGCGGGACCTAGAGGTGTTttcaattgtatttatttttttaatgaataaatatagatagaagtcactattaaaattatttcttttatatatatatgatgtggtATCATTTAGATTACATATCTCTCTAAATGAGTATTGGAAACAATTAACTAGAAGCAGTCATGCAATGAATATAAAGTATGTACtgttataatgacttctctctaacattactcttttttaattctCTCGTGGCCGACCAATCATTTTCTTCCTTTAGAGCTAATTTCATGTTAAAATTATCCAAGTTGGCGCAACCATGTCCATACACGTGGTGAGTTTATATGAATGAGTCCACCGTCCATCTTCTTAAAAATGCATGAACGAGTAAAATGCGGATTTCGTTTCCCCTTGATAGTTTTAGTCCAAAGTCTGTTCCTGGGCCATGCGTCGGGTCCCTGGTTGTGACTTGCATATCTGCTGCCATCGCATCACGTTTGGCTCCTGCTGTTTTCCTGGACACGTGGCTTACCAAAACTGCCTGATGATCCACCACTAGTTCAGTACATAAAAGACTCAAAGACGTGCAACAATAGTAGTCTAGTCTAAACTAAGGTGAGGGATGTAAGctttttctagatatttgaAATGTATCTGATTCGAGTTCATGAGCAAATCACATGAGAGAAAAAGTAACTttaatttaac
This window of the Juglans regia cultivar Chandler chromosome 12, Walnut 2.0, whole genome shotgun sequence genome carries:
- the LOC108980683 gene encoding probable aquaporin PIP-type 7a, whose protein sequence is MEGKEEDVRLGANKFPERQPIGTAAQSQDDAKDYTEPPPAPLLIEPGELCSWSFYRAGIAEFIATFLFLYITILTVMGVVKAPTKCTTVGIQGIAWAFGGMIFALVYCTAGISGGHINPAVTFGLFLARKLSLTRAVFYMVMQCLGAICGAGVVKGFEGSRQYGRLKGGANFVAPGYTKGDGLGAEIVGTFVLVYTVFSATDAKRSARDSHVPILAPLPIGFAVFLVHLATIPITGTGINPARSLGAAIIFDKDLGWDDHWIFWVGPFIGAALAALYHQVVIRAMPFKSK